In the Primulina eburnea isolate SZY01 unplaced genomic scaffold, ASM2296580v1 ctg739_ERROPOS11973397, whole genome shotgun sequence genome, one interval contains:
- the LOC140822232 gene encoding LOW QUALITY PROTEIN: protein TEEBE-like (The sequence of the model RefSeq protein was modified relative to this genomic sequence to represent the inferred CDS: inserted 1 base in 1 codon; deleted 1 base in 1 codon) → MVKFHFLFTLYFLYTVSALVPPPPSEGLLPNGNFEETPKPTDINKTVLKGKFSLPKWEINGLVEYISGGPQPGGMYFAVAHGIHAVRLGNEASISQTIPVKNGSFYALTFGASRTCAQEEVLRVSVYPQTGDLPLQTLYASNGGDIYGWGFRANSNFVKLSFENPGKQENPACGPLLDVVAIKELSPPGFTKANLVKNHGFEEGPRLLINSSNGVLLPPKQEDVTSPLPGWIIESLKAVKFIDSKHFNVPFGQAAVELLAGRESAIAQVIRTVPKKVYTLTFSVGDAKNGCHGSMLVEAFAAKSSMKAPFQSEXKGKFKTYDFQFTAILNRTRLTFFSSYYHTKFDDFGTLCGPVLDEVRVFPASKI, encoded by the exons ATGGTGAAATTTCACTTCTTGTTTACTCTCTACTTTCTCTACACAGTTTCTGCTCTTGTCCCACCACCTCCTTCAGAAG GACTCCTCCCTAATGGCAACTTTGAGGAAACACCAAAGCCAACTGATATCAACAAAACTGTCCTGAAAGGCAAATTCTCACTCCCAAAATGGGAAATCAATGGCCTGGTTGAGTACATCTCCGGCGGTCCGCAGCCTGGAGGGATGTACTTCGCTGTTGCTCACGGCATTCATGCCGTGCGCCTTGGGAACGAGGCCTCGATATCCCAAACC ATCCCTGTAAAAAATGGCTCGTTTTATGCGCTCACATTTGGTGCATCAAGAACTTGCGCACAAGAGGAGGTGTTGAGAGTTTCTGTGTACCCTCAAACAGGGGATCTTCCCTTGCAAACTCTGTATGCTAGTAATGGTGGTGATATATATGGCTGGGGATTCAGGGCTAATTCCAATTTCGTTAAGTTGTCTTTTGAGAATCCTGGGAAACAGGAGAATCCAGCTTGTGGCCCTTTGTTGGATGTTGTTGCCATTAAAGAGCTTTCTCCTCCAGGCTTCACTAAAG CTAACCTCGTTAAGAATCATGGCTTTGAGGAGGGTCCTCGTCTTTTGATCAACTCTTCAAATGGCGTCCTCCTTCCGCCCAAGCAAGAAGATGTCACCTCCCCACTTCCTGGCTGGATCATTGAGTCGCTCAAGGCTGTGAAGTTCATAGATTCCAAGCATTTCAACGTCCCATTCGGACAAGCTGCGGTGGAACTTCTAGCAGGAAGAGAGAGTGCCATTGCACAAGTAATCAGAACAGTTCCCAAAAAGGTCTACACTCTCACCTTCTCTGTTGGCGATGCAAAGAATGGGTGCCACGGATCCATGTTGGTCGAAGCATTTGCTGCCAAATCTTCCATGAAAGCTCCCTTCCAATCAG GGAAAGGGAAGTTCAAGACCTACGATTTCCAGTTCACGGCTATTTTGAACCGGACCAGATTAACATTTTTCAGCTCGTATTATCATACAAAGTTCGATGACTTTGGAACCCTTTGCGGCCCAGTTCTTGATGAAGTTCGCGTTTTTCCAGCTTCtaagatttaa
- the LOC140821812 gene encoding serine/threonine-protein kinase rio2, with product MKLDVNALRYLSKDDFRVLTAVEMGMRNHEIVPSELIDRIASLKHGGTYKVLKNLLKHKLLHHDSSKYDGFRLTYLGYDFLAIKTLVNRGVFDAVGRQIGVGKESDIFEVATEDGTILVMKLHRLGRTSFRAVKSKRDYLRHRSSYNWLYLSRLAALKEFAFMKALDEHGFPVPHAVDCNRHCVIMSRIHGYPLVQVKQFQNPDTVFETILGLIVRLAEHGLIHCDFNEFNIMVDDDEKVTMIDFPQMVSVSHRNAEMYFDRDIECIFKFFGKRFNLSFDETEDANDDLEVDLDEGCRPHFSDIKKVSGFLDKELEASGFTRKVQDDIEKFIVVDSEKDSSSDSEGIDDGDTIKGAGEGSLSNFESLCSIGQERDLKLGCSQDTYKENSQIEHEPREDGPAKTENDARIETQAGCDSGSEEEEEEEEEEKEENDSKNPELIKRLNKQRKHAIQSARGRRKVITSRNTYKDKGGRSSHNSKIQKQLSSW from the exons ATGAAGCTGGATGTGAATGCTCTGCGATATCTCTCCAAAGATGATTTTAGGGTTCTCACCGCAGTCGAGATGGGCATGCGCAAT CATGAAATTGTGCCATCAGAGTTGATAGACCGAATCGCGTCCCTCAA GCATGGGGGTACTTATAAAGTTTTGAAGAATTTGCTGAAGCATAAACTATTGCATCACGACTCTTCCAAAT ATGATGGCTTCCGGCTCACTTACTTGGGCTATGattttctcgccataaagacaTTGGTTAATCGTGGAGTCTTTGATGCTGTTGGCCGTCAAATTGGTGTGGGGAAGGAGTCTG ATATATTTGAGGTTGCTACAGAAGATGGTACAATTCTTGTAATGAAGTTACACAGGCTTGGCAGGACTTCATTTAGGGCAGTCAAGTCGAAACGTGATTACTTAAGACATCGAAGTAGCTATAATTGGCTGTACTTGTCACGATTAGCTGCTCTCAAAGAATTCGCCTTTATGAAG GCTTTGGATGAACACGGCTTTCCCGTTCCACATGCTGTGGATTGCAATCGGCACTGTGTTATCATGTCACGCATCCATGGTTATCCACT TGTACAGGTCAAACAATTTCAAAATCCAGACACGGTTTTTGAAACAATCCTCGGTCTCATTGTGCGCTTAGCAGAACACGGGCTAATTCACTGTGATTTCAATGAATTCAACATTATG gTTGACGACGATGAGAAAGTCACTATGATTGATTTTCCTCAAATGGTTTCGGTTTCTCATCGAAATGCGGAGAT GTACTTTGACCGTGATATTGAATGTATTTTTAAGTTCTTTGGAAAGAG GTTCAATCTCTCTTTTGATGAAACTGAAGATGCAAATGACGATTTAGAGGTGGACTTAGATGAAGGTTGCCGGCCTCACTTTTCAGACATAAAGAAAGTTTCAGGATTCCTGGACAAGGAACTTGAAGCCAGTGGTTTTACTAGGAAGGTTCAAGATGACATTGAGAAG TTCATTGTCGTGGATTCTGAGAAGGATTCAAGTTCAGATTCTGAGGGAATCGATGATGGAGACACCATCAAAGGGGCTGGTGAAGGAAGCTTATCGAATTTTGAGTCCTTGTGCTCGATTGGACAG GAAAGAGATCTTAAACTTGGCTGCAGTCAAGATACTTACAAGGAAAATAGCCAAATTGAACACGAGCCTAGGGAAGATGGACCGGCCAAGACCGAGAATGATGCTAGGATTGAAACACAAGCTGGATGTGATTCTGgttctgaagaagaagaagaagaagaagaagaagaaaaagaagagaaTGATAGCAAAAACCCAGAACTGATAAAACGTCTGAATAAACAACGaaaacatgcaattcaatcgGCTCGTGGGAGAAGGAAGGTTATAACTTCAAGAAACACTTACAAAGACAAAGGTGGGAGGTCCTCTCATAATTCAAAGATCCAGAAGCAGCTAAGCAGCTGGTGA
- the LOC140821819 gene encoding uncharacterized protein encodes MGILSWFTGKGNGNGSKQEEPAPAPKSDAKTVSEVPGMNGAIEVRKPDQLLAEISVFEFGSVAASADKVTLAGFCPVSDELEPCRWEILPASGADAPQFRVVF; translated from the coding sequence ATGGGAATTCTGTCGTGGTTCACCGGAAAAGGAAACGGTAATGGAAGCAAGCAGGAGGAACCAGCTCCGGCCCCCAAATCGGACGCCAAAACGGTTTCGGAGGTTCCCGGCATGAACGGAGCGATAGAGGTTCGGAAACCCGACCAGCTTCTCGCTGAAATATCGGTGTTCGAGTTCGGTTCTGTCGCTGCTTCCGCTGACAAGGTGACTCTGGCGGGGTTTTGCCCCGTATCTGACGAACTCGAACCTTGCCGTTGGGAGATTCTGCCGGCAAGTGGCGCCGATGCACCGCAATTTCGTGTTGTCTTTTGA
- the LOC140821866 gene encoding glutamine--fructose-6-phosphate aminotransferase [isomerizing] 1-like — translation MCGIFAYLNFNVSRERSYILQLLFNGLRRLEYRGYDSAGISIDVSHEASTVPLVFRQEGNIETLVKSVYKEVGATNLNLEESFSTHAGIAHTRWATHGEPAPRNSHPQTSDLKNEFLVVHNGVITNYEVLKETLVRHGFTFESETDTEVIPKLAKFIFDNANEEGDKSMTFSQVVLEVMRHLEGAYALVFKSRHYPNELIACKRGSPLLLGVKELTEQTNNGTSFNDVKYLSSNGQPKEFFFSSDASALVEHTKKVLVVEDGEVVHLKDGGASIFKFNHIKGKRGGTFTRLPSIERALSVLEMEVEQINKGKYKHYMQKEIHEQPESLTTSMRGRLLRGGSCKAKSVLLGGLKDHLKTIRRSRRIVFIGCGTSYNAALASRPILEELTGIPVTMEIASDLLDRQGPIYREDTAIFVSQSGETADTLLALEYALENGALCVGITNTVGSAIARNTHCGVHVNAGCEIGVASTKAYTSQIVVMVMLALAIGGDTLSSQARREAIIDGLFELPSKVKEVLKLDEEMRDLARLLIAEQSLLVFGRGYNHATALEGALKVKEVSLMHSEGMLAGEMKHGPLALVDETLPIVVIAPRDTCFSKQQSVIQQLHARKGRLIVMCTKGDAASVCVGGSCRVIEVPQVEDCLQPVINIVPLQLLAYHLTVLRGYNVDQPRNLAKSVTTQ, via the exons ATGTGTGGGATTTTCGCATATCTAAATTTCAACGTGAGTAGAGAAAGAAGTTACATCTTACAATTGCTTTTCAATGGTCTCCGCCGTTTGGAGTACAGAGGCTATGATTCCGCCGGAATTTCCATCGACGTTTCTCATGAAGCTTCCACTGTACCTCTTGTGTTTCGCCAAGAAGGCAACATTGAGACCTTAGTCAAATCTGTCTACAAAG AAGTTGGTGCCACAAATTTAAATTTGGAAGAATCATTCTCAACTCATGCTGGAATCGCGCACACACGCTGGGCTACACACGGGGAACCAGCTCCAAGGAATAGTCATCCTCAGACTTCTGATCTGAAGAACGAATTCTTGGTTGTTCATAATGGAGTCATAACCAATTATGAG GTGTTGAAAGAGACACTGGTACGACATGGTTTTACCTTTGAATCTGAAACAGATACAGAAGTAATTCCAAAGCTTGCGAAGTTCATCTTTGATAATGCAAATGAAGAAG GTGACAAGAGTATGACATTTAGTCAAGTCGTGCTTGAGGTAATGAGGCATTTGGAAGGAGCATATGCCCTTGTTTTCAAAAGCCGGCATTATCCCAATGAATTGATTGCATGCAAACGTGGCAGTCCATTGCTCCTGGGTGTAAAA GAGTTAACAGAGCAAACCAACAATGGAACATCTTTTAATGATGTGAAATATCTTTCTAGCAATGGGCAACCAAAAGAATTCTTTTTTTCGAGTGATGCAAGTGCTCTGGTGGAACACACAAAAAAGGTCTTGGTGGTTGAGGACGGAGAAGTTGTTCATCTCAAG GATGGAGGTGCTTCCATTTTCAAGTTCAATCACATTAAAGGTAAACGTGGGGGAACGTTTACTAGGCTCCCTTCTATTGAACGTGCTTTATCGGTTCTAGAAATGGAGGTTGAACAAATAAATAAAGGGAAGTACAAGCATTATATGCAGAAAGAAATTCATGAGCAGCCAGAATCTCTTACAACATCAATGCGAGGAAGGCTTTTACGTGGAGGATCCTGTAAAGCCAAGAGTGTCCTTTTGGGAGGCTTAAAGGATCACCTCAAAACCATAAGGAGAAGCAGAAGGATAGTTTTCATTGGTTGTGGTACAAGTTATAATGCAGCTTTAGCTTCAAGGCCCATTTTAGAAGAACTTACTG GTATTCCCGTGACAATGGAGATTGCTAGTGATCTATTGGATAGACAGGGCCCCATTTACAGAGAAGATACAGCCATTTTTGTTAGTCAATCGGGTGAAACTGCTGATACTTTACTAGCATTAGAATATGCTCTTGAGAATGGTGCATTGTGTGTTGGCATCACAAATACCGTTGGTAGTGCTATTGCTCGAAATACCCACTGCGGTGTTCATGTAAATGCTGGTTGTGAGATTGGTGTAGCTAGCACCAAG GCATACACAAGCCAAATCGTAGTCATGGTTATGTTGGCGCTTGCAATTGGAGGTGACACATTATCTAGTCAAGCAAGAAGGGAAGCTATAATAGATGGTCTATTTGAGTTGCCAA GTAAAGTAAAAGAGGTGCTGAAGCTAGATGAGGAGATGAGAGATCTTGCAAGGTTACTTATTGCCGAACAGTCTCTTCTTGTTTTTGGAAGAGGATATAATCACGCTACAGCTCTGGAAGGAGCCTTGAAGGTAAAAGAAGTGTCACTTATGCACAGTGAAGGTATGCTTGCTGGTGAAATGAAACATGGTCCATTAGCTCTAGTCGATGAGACTCTTCCTATTGTCGTTATTGCCCCCCGCGATACTTGTTTCAG CAAACAGCAGTCAGTCATTCAGCAACTTCATGCTCGCAAGGGTCGACTTATAGTCATGTGTACTAAAGGAGATGCAGCATCTGTCTGTGTTGGTGGATCTTGCCGTGTGATTGAAGTTCCTCAAGTTGAAGACTGTCTGCAGCCTGTAATCAACATAGTTCCATTGCAG CTCTTGGCGTATCACCTAACTGTTTTACGGGGATACAACGTTGATCAGCCACGGAATCTTGCAAAGAGTGTTACAACTCAGTGA
- the LOC140821675 gene encoding N-terminal acetyltransferase A complex catalytic subunit NAA10-like has product MVCIRKATVDDLLAMQACNLFCLPENYQMKYYFYHILSWPQLLYVAEDYNGKIVGYVLAKMEEESSECHGHITSLAVLRTHRKLGLATKLMTAAQNAMEQVYGAEYVSLHVRKSNRAAFNLYTETLEYKIHDVEAKYYADGEDAYDMRKQLKGKKQQPHHHHHHHHHHGGGCCSAEMKAEEKPESAAAKTE; this is encoded by the exons ATGGTGTGCATCAGGAAGGCGACAGTGGATGATCTACTGGCTATGCAGGCCTGCAATTTGTTCTGCCTGCCGGAGAACTACCAGATGAAGTATTACTTCTACCACATCCTATCATGGCCGCAGCTACTTTACGTGGCGGAGGATTACAACGGGAAGATTGTGGGATACGTTTTGGCGAAGATGGAGGAGGAATCCTCCGAATGCCACGGCCACATAACCTCGCTTGCGGTGCTGAGGACTCACCGCAAACTAGGGCTCGCCACCAAGCTCATGACTGCTGCTCAAAACGCCATGGAACAG GTTTATGGGGCGGAATATGTATCTCTGCATGTTAGGAAAAGCAATAGGGCTGCATTCAATTTGTACACCGAGACTTTGGAATACAAGATTCATGATGTAGAGGCTAAATATTATGCCGATGGAGAGGATGCCTATGATATGAGGAAGCAATTGAAGGGTAAGAAGCAGCAGCCCCATCATcatcaccaccaccaccaccatcaTGGTGGGGGTTGTTGTTCTGCAGAAATGAAAGCAGAGGAAAAGCCCGAGTCAGCAGCAGCCAAAACCGAGTGA